The following proteins are encoded in a genomic region of Sebastes fasciatus isolate fSebFas1 chromosome 12, fSebFas1.pri, whole genome shotgun sequence:
- the LOC141779214 gene encoding uncharacterized protein LOC141779214 isoform X1, whose translation MHTVATMTTEASAVNEADTEGKQKASGAEPKPEPENKQKPEAAAAEPEGEPSSKKAQEQASEPGPADVATSPEEEQLKPRTRTSAGKGLSRLFSSFLKRRSQCSEEEGFEAEKAREEKADKEEKADKAEEEKVEEVKPEEKEAKAEEEKVEVKEVKKKEEKEPKEEKEEEKVEKRGSKKKKKEAKKKQEKKDEEKVKNDEEKKEEETVKKKEEQKEEEKAQQTVDKKEEQLETKEETQKETAEVKEKGAEAVKKETKDEERVDKRVTKKKEKEDKIKKKEEEKAKRKAEEDERVKKREEEKAKKKEEEKAREAEKTKKKEEEKTKKEEDKTKEEKTKKKEEEKPKEELKKKEEDKAKEEVKKKEEEKPEEKQKKEEEKGKKKEKGKNKGKKEVKGPSEEQVKAPIAAPEPELKTEPDTEQAPDQHSISSGETQQAQEENKEEAAIKEEPEVVEEVKKEDTEKKEEEPAEQEKEAKGEEKAKAKEEAKKEKPVKEKKTEKKTEKKTEKNTEKKTEKNTEKKTEKNTEKNTEKKTEKNTEKNTEKNTEKKTEKKAEKKAEEAEAEEAKGSKRQKTMQCKVTLLDDTQFECELDKHAKVQDLLTKVCDHVNLLERDYFGLTTQESSTNKTWMESTKEIRKQVSGAVYEFAFGVKFYPPDPAQLTEDLTRYFLCLQLRKDIMHGVLPCSFVTLSLLGSYTAQSELGEYDPELHGTDYVKDLSLAPGQSKELEDKVMELHRTYRSMSPAQADMSFLENAKKLAMYGVDLHHAKDLDGVDITLGVCSSGLMVYKDKLRINRFPWPKVLKISYKRSSFFIKIRPSEQEQYESTIGFKLPNYKASKKLWKVCVEHHTFFRVPTVEPPSSRRFLILGSKFRYSGRTQAQTRQASSMIDRPAPRFTRSASKRLSRNLDGAGDETLQFLQGLSASTRSEVDDWSLMLTSDKPQPSPEFTARGESEHMFIESWEEGQSVHTDAVTWQETETGQTGSQTITQTVSEPWQELASDEQKQRSKEDEWSAMLHRHPPFPFVPPFDFVKQPAKLSLAKIRALDRLLRPDLTQQDDWFLYFDPLFSLSSLESANKPLSPLAQFQLQEEDEQGSRVAEQELTSEEVIERLQETVMLVEKLKEANVLERRLREVRDLEDRLQGMDEMAERLQDVIEQELGKEEVDKLREEDGDLEQERQIQAERIVQTVLRKSVSKIETKEDEVDELEEQIKEVFLKGLLPEEEEVEVKQETEKEVTDESVLDDSLREKLRQIEKEWRDDVEDKLKSGSSDVTSSIVAYQKVERRTKKRVTIVEERGRTQEEMEDVQVQRVVMSEERIEKEMTWRKTETLEEITEGEVTERLQTEDRSQGPDEDIWFILFDRPPYKAVFKPPVTTVERAEVDEGEYFTSETEITTVEEKTEIIVEERKIRDEEVWRIPEISPPQTIMGRDDDWFVLLDVVPKETPYVPPVTLKGRDQIGAESFVSVVGTAAEEEEIREVVSEERKIIEEAPRHLQEIPQMPVTERDDDWFGLLDVVPRETSYVPPVTSKAGDQIGAESFVSVVGTAAEEEEEIREVVSEEREIIEEAPRYLQEIPQMPVTDRDDDWFVLLDVVPRETSYVPPVTLKGRDQIGAESFVSVIETAAEEEEIREVVSEERKIIEEAPRHLQEIPQMPVTDRDDDWFVLLDVVPRETSYVPPVAVAERVEVSPEERVSLVKITAVEVREKRVEIMAPVLSEKQVEALPQAVREIEDDWFVLLDVPTREPSYVPPVTMAEYVQVYPEESVSTVVETIPVESRKEVVVEEIVVQKEDRGQQKISQPVRERDDDWFLLLDVVPRGAAYVPPVFLAAPSQIYPSVQPRRVEVISVELKLQQVDLEQIRLQPSGPLPERDDDWFVLFDAIREETVILPSASLTLFVPVTAVEMIPDMRKTFEAEVTTTETRTWKKMIIGVESRQDETRLSEIRPSQIATPSEREGGDDWFTLFDIIREKPVVIPPVAVVERIADVVAATEPKPKFIMEDVRPAVKLVVKPSQPRQVDDDWFALLDVAAKIKPAAVDERIRTHPEVRPAKEFAAVEQKAQRRVTIVEETWPQEKVVQQKPRPAVREVEDDWFSLLDVVTKKSVAVPERIQFPAEMRVPAAEAKARIAIPERRPQFEQRVLEERRPVTQTHVNDDWFVLLDVGLKESVVSTQRGTRPVSAPVFSQAALAEAGIPMALLDQPQTSTPIKASRQDERKLEVTVEAVEPSRIEAGVKPAVWRDQREVNSSLISTINGDVQHESEVTSSEVVRMRKKRAKKIEGDSIYMRHSLLMLEEFDKPQEDLLRHHANISELKRNFMETAPETRPSEWDKRLSTHSPFRTLGINGQPLPSADGRVCISLLCNGSETKTAHEETSSSWGFSGVPSPTVSHRSEPDGVEAHGAPVEEQSCDREEVVVLDTSLVPVVEVEMAQLPPSFDPCFKALDGIQEEEEESCPELSERPGEIVGSSPAAYFRSDVPQVVRCFQPPLVQTQTVTITAVSTSLPSGISTTEVPIVQTKTVIYEPSKVAVDGTDEDKDNTTSASSKSVTSETTSGTTVTTTTTHISKVVKGGSSETRVEKRIVITADSDIDQDKLAGKRIDAAPRDI comes from the exons ATGCATACCG TGGCTACCATGACAACAGAGGCAAGTGCAGTGAACGAGGCGGACACAGAGGGCAAGCAGAAGGCCAGCGGCGCCGAGCCCAAACCCGAACCGGAGAACAAGCAGAAGCCTGAGGCGGCAGCGGCCGAGCCGGAGGGGGAACCGTCGAGCAAGAAGGCCCAGGAGCAGGCCTCTGAGCCTGGGCCTGCTGATGTAGCTACCTCCCccgaggaggagcagctgaaaCCTCGTACCCGGACCTCTGCTGGCAAAGGCCTGTCTcgcctcttctcctctttcctcaAACGCCGCTCACAGTGCTCCGAGGAAGAGGGGTTCGAGGCAGAGAAAGCCAGGGAGGAGAAGGCAGATAAAGAGGAAAAAGCTGACAAGGCAGAAGAGGAGAAGGTGGAAGAGGTGAAACCTGAAGAGAAGGAGGCTaaagcagaggaggaaaaagtaGAGGTAAAAGAAGTGAAaaagaaggaagaaaaagaaccaaaagaggagaaagaggaagaaaaggttGAGAAGAGGggcagtaaaaagaaaaagaaagaagccAAGAAGAAACAAGAGAAAAAAGATGAGGAGAAAGTGAAAAACGAcgaggagaaaaaagaagaggaaacggtgaaaaagaaagaggagcaaaaggaggaggagaaagcacAGCAGACTGTAGATAAGAAGGAAGAACAATTGGAGAcaaaagaagaaacacagaaGGAGACTGCTGAAGTTAAAGAGAAGGGGGCAGAAGCCGTGAAGAAAGAGACTAAAGACGAGGAAAGAGTTGACAAGAGGgttacaaagaaaaaagaaaaggaggataagataaagaagaaggaagaggagaaggcaAAGAGGAAAGCAGAGGAAGACGAAAGAgtaaagaagagagaagaagagaaagcaaagaagaaagaggaagaaaaggcgAGAGAGGCCgaaaaaacaaagaagaaagaagaggagaagaccaagaaggaggaggacaaaacaaaagaggagaagactaaaaagaaagaagaagagaaaccaaAAGAGGAGttaaagaagaaagaggaggacaaGGCGAAAGAAGAGgtaaagaagaaggaggaggaaaagccagaagaaaaacagaagaaggaagaggaaaaagggaagaaaaaagagaagggaAAGAACAAAGGGAAGAAGGAGGTGAAAGGGCCAAGTGAGGAGCAGGTGAAAGCACCGATTGCAGCTCCAGAGCCTGaacttaaaactgagccagacACTGaacaggctccagatcagcacTCGATAAGCAGCGGAGAGACACAG CAGGCTCAAGAGGAAAACAAGGAAGAAGCTGCGATAAAGGAGGAGCCTGAAGTCGTGGAAGAAGTGAAGAAGGAGGACACggagaaaaaggaggaagaaccagcagaacaggagAAAGAAGccaaaggagaggagaaggcgAAGGCGAAGGAGGAGGCAAAGAAGGAGAAGCCTGTGAAAGAAAAGAAGACGGAGAAGAAGACGGAGAAGAAG acagagaagaacacggagaagaagacagagaagaacacggagaagaagacagagaagaacaCGGAGAAGAACACGgagaagaagacagagaagaacaCGGAGAAGAACACGGAGAAGAACACGgagaagaagacagagaagaaggcAGAGAAGAAGGCAGaagaggcagaggcagaggaaGCGAAAGGCTCCAAACGTCAGAAAACCATGCAATGCAAAGTCACCTTACTGGACGACACTCAGTTTGAGTGTGAGCTTGAT AAACATGCTAAAGTCCAAGACCTTCTAACAAAGGTGTGCGACCATGTCAACCTGCTGGAGAGAGATTACTTTGGCCTCACTACCCAGGAATCCTCAACTAACAAA ACATGGATGGAATCCACCAAAGAGATCAGGAAACAGGTTTCAGGTGCTGTGTATGAGTTTGCATTCGGCGTGAAGTTCTACCCACCTGATCCAGCACAGCTCACCGAAGACCTCACCAG GTACTTTCTATGTCTGCAGCTGAGGAAGGACATTATGCATGGTGTTCTTCCATGTTCCTTTGTCACTCTGTCCCTGCTGGGCTCCTATACGGCCCAGTCAGAGCTCGGAGAGTACGACCCAGAGCTCCACGGGACAGATTATGTGAAGGATCTGAGTTTGGCCCCCGGACAGAGCAAAGAGCTGGAGGACAAGGTGATGGAGCTGCACCGCACATACAG gtcAATGAGTCCGGCCCAGGCAGACATGTCGTTTCTGGAAAATGCCAAGAAACTCGCCATGTATGGAGTTGACCTGCACCATGCTAAG GATCTCGATGGTGTCGACATCACGCTGGGGGTCTGCTCTAGTGGTTTGATGGTTTACAAGGACAAGCTGAGGATCAACCGTTTCCCCTGGCCCAAAGTGCTCAAGATCTCTTACAAACGCAGCAGCTTCTTTATTAAAATCAGGCCGTCGGAG CAAGAGCAGTATGAAAGCACAATTGGCTTTAAACTGCCCAACTACAAAGCCTCGAAGAAGCTGTGGAAAGTTTGCGTTGAACACCATACCTTCTTCAG GGTTCCAACAGTAGAGCCGCCCTCATCACGGCGCTTCCTCATCTTGGGCTCCAAGTTCCGGTACAGCGGGCGCACTCAGGCCCAAACCCGTCAGGCCAGCTCCATGATTGACCGCCCGGCCCCTCGCTTCACACGCTCTGCAAGCAAGAGGCTGTCCCGTAACCTAGATGGAG CTGGAgatgaaactctccagttcctgCAAGGACTTTCAGCATCAACCAGGTCTGAGGTTGATGATTGGTCGCTGATGCTGACGTCTGACAAACCCCAGCCCTCTCCTGAATTCACAG CCAGAGGGGAGTCTGAGCACATGTTCATTGAGTCCTGGGAAGAAGGGCAGTCCGTTCACACAGACGCAGTAACCTGGCAGGAAACTGAGACTGGGCAGACTGGCTCTCAAACCATCACCCAGACAGTCAGTGAACCGTGGCAGGAGCTGGCGTCTGATGAACAAAAGCAGAGGAGCAAAGAGGACGAGTGGTCTGCCATGCTCCATCGTCATCCTCCTTTTCCCTTTGTCCCACCTTTCGATTTTGTGAAACAGCCAG CTAAGCTCAGCTTGGCAAAAATTAGGGCTTTGGACCGACTATTGCGACCAGATCTCACACAACAAGATGATTGGTTCCTTTACTTTGACCCACTCTTCAGCCTGTCCTCGCTTGAGAGCGCTAACAAACCAT TGTCTCCCCTAGCTCAGTTCCAGCTCCAGGAGGAGGATGAGCAGGGCAGTCGTGTGGCAGAGCAGGAACTGACCAGTGAGGAGGTCATTGAGAGGTTGCAGGAAACCGTGATGCTGGTAGAGAAGCTGAAAGAGGCAAATGTTTTGGAAAGGAGGCTTAGAGAAGTTAGGGATTTAGAGGATAGACTCCAAGGAATGGATGAGATGGCAGAGCGGCTTCAGGATGTAATAGAACAGGAATTGGGTAAGGAAGAGGTAGATAAGTTGAGGGAAGAAGATGGAGATTTGGAGCAGGAAAGACAAATACAAGCAGAACGTATAGTACAAACCGTCTTAAGGAAATCTGTGAGTAAAATAGAGACAAAAGAGGATGAAGTGGACGAATTGGAAGAGCAGATAAAGGAGGTGTTTTTAAAAGGCTTGTTgcctgaagaggaagaggttgAGGTGAAGCAGGAGACTGAAAAAGAGGTGACAGACGAGAGTGTACTTGATGACAGCTTGAGAGAGAAGCTACGCCAGATAGAAAAGGAATGGCGAGACGATGTGGAGGACAAGTTGAAATCTGGATCTTCAGATGTCACCTCATCTATAGTTGCATACCAGAAGGTGGAGCGTAGGACTAAGAAGAGAGTGACTATTGTAGAAGAGAGAGGGCGGACGCAGGAAGAAATGGAAGATGTGCAGGTACAGCGTGTTGTGATGTCAGAGGAGAGGATAGAAAAAGAGATGACATGGCGTAAGACAGAAACACTGGAGGAGATAACTGAGGGAGAAGTTACAGAGAGGCTTCAGACTGAGGATCGATCTCAGGGGCCAGATGAGGATATCTGGTTCATACTTTTTGACCGGCCTCCATACAAAGCTGTTTTCAAACCACCAG TTACTACTGTGGAACGGGCTGAGGTGGATGAAGGCGAGTATTTCACCTCAGAGACTGAGATTACAACAGTTGAGGAGAAAACGGAGATTATAgtagaagagagaaaaataagagaCGAGGAAGTGTGGCGTATACCAGAGATCTCACCACCACAGACCATCATGGGAAGAGATGATGACTGGTTTGTGTTGCTGGATGTTGTTCCCAAAGAAACGCCTTATGTGCCACCAG TTACCTTGAAGGGAAGAGACCAGATTGGTGCAGAAAGTTTTGTCTCCGTGGTTGGAACTGcagccgaggaggaggagattaGAGAAGTAGTATCTGAAGAGAGAAAGATAATAGAAGAGGCACCAAGACATCTACAAGAAATCCCACAAATGCCAGTGACCGAAAGGGATGATGACTGGTTTGGGTTGCTGGATGTTGTTCCCAGAGAAACATCTTATGTACCACCAG TTACCTCGAAGGCAGGAGACCAGATTGGTGCAGAAAGTTTTGTCTCTGTGGTTGGAACTGcagccgaggaggaggaggagattagAGAAGTTGTatctgaagagagagagataatagAAGAGGCGCCAAGATATCTACAAGAAATCCCACAAATGCCAGTGACCGACAGGGATGATGACTGGTTTGTGTTGCTGGATGTTGTTCCCAGAGAAACATCTTATGTACCACCAG TTACCTTGAAGGGAAGAGACCAGATTGGTGCAGAAAGTTTTGTCTCTGTGATTGAAACTGcagccgaggaggaggagattaGAGAAGTTGTATCTGAAGAGAGAAAGATAATAGAAGAGGCACCAAGACATCTACAAGAAATCCCACAAATGCCAGTGACCGACAGGGATGATGACTGGTTTGTGTTGCTGGATGTTGTTCCCAGAGAAACATCTTATGTACCACCAG TTGCTGTTGCAGAGCGTGTTGAAGTGTCCCCAGAAGAACGTGTCTCTCTGGTTAAAATAACAGCCGTTGaagtgagagaaaaaagagtGGAGATTATGGCTCCTGTGCTGAGTGAGAAGCAGGTAGAAGCACTGCCACAGGCtgtgagagagatagaggatGACTGGTTTGTGCTGCTGGATGTCCCCACTAGAGAACCATCATATGTGCCACCAG TTACCATGGCTGAGTATGTTCAGGTTTATCCTGAAGAAAGTGTCTCTACTGTGGTTGAAACGATACCAGTAGAGTCCAGGAAGGAGGTCGTAGTTGAAGAGATTGTGGTGCAgaaagaggacagaggacagcagaAAATATCGCAGCCAGTCAGAGAAAGAGATGATGACTGGTTTCTTCTGCTGGATGTTGTTCCCAGAGGAGCTGCCTATGTACCTCCAG TTTTTCTGGCAGCACCGAGTCAGATTTATCCAAGTGTTCAACCTCGACGAGTTGAAGTGATAAGCGTAGAGCTGAAGTTGCAGCAGGTTGATCTTGAACAGATTAGACTGCAGCCTTCCGGGCCGCTGCCAGAGAGGGATGATGACTGGTTTGTGCTGTTTGATGCTATTCGTGAAGAGACAGTCATACTACCATCAG CTTCTTTGACTTTGTTTGTGCCAGTTACTGCTGTTGAGATGATTCCGGATATGAGGAAGACGTTTGAGGCAGAGGTGACCACCACAGAGACTAGAACGTGGAAGAAGATGATAATTGGTGTGGAGagcagacaagatgagacaCGTCTGTCTGAAATTAGACCTAGTCAAATTGCAACGccgtcagagagagaaggaggagatgaTTGGTTTACCCTGTTCGACATCATCCGCGAAAAGCCTGTTGTCATACCACCAG TTGCTGTGGTTGAGCGTATCGCGGATGTGGTGGCAGCCACTGAACCAAAACCTAAATTCATCATGGAAGACGTGAGGCCCGCTGTGAAGCTGGTGGTTAAACCGTCACAGCCGAGACAGGTGGATGATGACTGGTTTGCGCTGCTAGATgttgcagcaaaaataaaaccAG CGGCTGTGGACGAACGTATTCGCACGCACCCTGAAGTAAGACCAGCTAAAGAGTTTGCAGCCGTAGAGCAGAAAGCACAGCGGAGAGTTACTATAGTGGAGGAGACGTGGCCGCAGGAGAAGGTGGTACAGCAGAAACCACGTCCAGCAGTGAGAGAGGTGGAAGATGATTGGTTTAGTCTTCTGGATGTGGTCACTAAGAAATCAG TCGCTGTCCCTGAACGCATCCAGTTCCCAGCAGAGATGAGGGTTCCAGCTGCTGAGGCCAAAGCGAGGATTGCTATTCCCGAGAGGAGACCACAGTTTGAGCAACGGGTCCTGGAGGAAAGACGTccagtcacacaaacacatgtcaATGATGATTGGTTTGTTCTACTAGATGTTGGCCTCAAGGAGTCAG TGGTGAGCACACAGAGGGGCACCCGTCCCGTCAGTGCTCCGGTCTTCTCCCAGGCGGCTCTGGCCGAGGCCGGGATCCCCATGGCCCTCCTCGATCAGCCCCAGACCTCTACTCCAATCAAGGCCAGCCGCCAGGACGAGAGAAAGCTGGAGGTCACTGTAGAAGCTGTGGAGCCCTCAAGAATCGAAGCTGGGGTCAAG CCAGCAGTGTGGAGGGACCAGAGAGAAGTAAACTCTTCACTGATATCCACCATCAATGGGGACGTTCAG CACGAGTCTGAGGTGACGAGCTCGGAGGTGGTGCGAATGCGAAAG AAAAGAGCTAAGAAAATTGAGGGTGACTCAATTTATATGAGACATAGCCTTTTAATGTTGGAG GAGTTCGATAAGCCTCAGGAGGACCTGCTCAGGCACCATGCCAACATCAGTGAGCTGAAGAGGAACTTCATGGAAACCGCCCCGGAGACCAGACCCAGCGAGTGGGACAAGCGCCTGTCCACGCACTCTCCGTTCCGCACCCTGGGCATCAATGGTCAGCCTCTGCCCAGTGCAGATGGG